The Bdellovibrio sp. GT3 genome contains the following window.
ACCTCGGTGTATCCCCGGGAGCGGTAAAACAAGTAGTAGTAATTTCCAGAGAGGGCGTGTTTTACGATGTTGTAGTCAAAGCTGTCTTTATCAAAATCCGGGCGCAGGGGATAACTTAGGAAGTTATCCCAGGAACCGTGTTCCTTGATGGTTTCGTGTTGGGTCAGAAGGTAAACGGTCCATTGGGCTCCATACATCATTCCAAAATTGATGGCGAGTTCACTGGCAGATCTTTGCGGAGGTGGGGGATATAGCTTTTGCTGAAGCTGTCTGAGTTCTTCCACCTCAGTGGCAATTTGGCTTTCAAGTTCCTTTTGCCGGGCTTTTAGTTCTTCAAGCTCCTGAAGGTGCTGCGGAAGTTGTGATGCGACCAAAGGTGCCTGGGGCACCTGCGCCACGGCGATGGGCTGCGTGCTTAATGTGATTGTGAGTATAATTAGTGAAATTCCAAGTAAGTTCATAAGTCAGATACTTTCTGTATCTAACTTATCGCCTGTTTTTGATTGTATTATGAGGGGACACTAAGGGAAATCATTGTTCCATTTAAGCAACAATGATCCTGCTTAAATTCTGCGGCGGGATTTCGAAGCCAATAGCTTCTTAACGAAGCCGTCATCGTCTTCGTCGAAAATATCCCCGATGATTTCTTCGAAGATATTTTCCATCGTCACTAGACCTACGATATTGGCACGCTCATAGATGATGGCCATATGGGATTTTTGCTGCTGCATTTGCATTAGAATGCGGAACAGCGGCTCGAAGGCCTTGAATTTCAAGACGGGACGGATCAGTGTCTGCCAATTCACGTTCTTGTATTTAAGGGCCGTGAAAAATTCCTTGGAGTTGATCAGGCCCACGATCTCGCCGTCTTGCATGACCGGAATACGTGTGTGTCCAGAGTTGACGATGATCGTCTCAACGTCTTCGATGGCATCATCTTTACGAACAAAGACCACCTCTTCCCAGGGAACCATAATGTCCCGGGCCAGCATCTTGTCTGCGCTGACCAGGTT
Protein-coding sequences here:
- a CDS encoding DUF3943 domain-containing protein; translation: MNLLGISLIILTITLSTQPIAVAQVPQAPLVASQLPQHLQELEELKARQKELESQIATEVEELRQLQQKLYPPPPQRSASELAINFGMMYGAQWTVYLLTQHETIKEHGSWDNFLSYPLRPDFDKDSFDYNIVKHALSGNYYYLFYRSRGYTEVEAFQWTVLSSLAFEFAIESFTERPSFQDMYQTPIYGTLLGMGAERASRYFLERESRVAHVVGYILNPFELLKSHDSKMTSMPLINNDSVGMMVSWGF